CTGCAGGAGGTCAACACTTCATTTAAGTATcggtttttaaaagttatcagCTTCAGTCTCTGTCCCTATGACGGATCATCCATAATCCTGCTGGGTCAACCTCAGACGGTCTCTACTCAGTCTTGGTGGTCTTAGTGGTCTTGGCTGTCTCTGTGGTGGTAGCTTGGCTTTGGTGGCGCAGGTAGGTCTGGTAGAAGAAGTTGGAGAAGAGCAGCAGGTAGCTCAGGTACATGAGCGCGGCCCAGACGATGTTGTCCAGACGGGAGGGGCAGCCGCCGTGCTGCATCCACGAGTACACGAGCCAGCTCACCGTGAGCCCCATCCCCATCTGCATGATCTGAGCGCTGGTGATGAGCATGGCGAACGGCCGCGGCACGCGCAGGCCAGCCGCACGGGCAGCGTAGTAGCTGTACATGAGCGCGTGCACGGAGAAGTTCATGGTCATGAACCAGCCGCCGCCCGCCACCATGTCTTTGTAGGAGTACCAGGAGTACAGCAGCACGGTGATGTGGTGGTACCAGTGCAGGAAGAGCAGCTTCTGCTTCCTCAGCAC
This genomic interval from Notolabrus celidotus isolate fNotCel1 chromosome 4, fNotCel1.pri, whole genome shotgun sequence contains the following:
- the elovl6l gene encoding elongation of very long chain fatty acids protein 6-like — its product is MLNETDLHLSEYGFERRFDERGAILWMQENWSISFTFSALYAALVFGGQHFMKSRPKMNLRGLLVLWSLSLAIFSIIGAVRTGSYMFHILSRSGFRFSICDQSFYNAPVSKFWAYAFVVSKAPELGDTAFVVLRKQKLLFLHWYHHITVLLYSWYSYKDMVAGGGWFMTMNFSVHALMYSYYAARAAGLRVPRPFAMLITSAQIMQMGMGLTVSWLVYSWMQHGGCPSRLDNIVWAALMYLSYLLLFSNFFYQTYLRHQSQATTTETAKTTKTTKTE